The genomic region TAGAAATGCCCTCTTATGAGAAAGATATATCTTCTACACGACTTCAGAGACTATATAGCAAGAAGAAACTCCATGGATTTAAGAAATGCCAGAAGGAATTTAGTAGTAGCCCTCAAGGTTTCCTGCATCGCAGGTTTTGTGCTGTGGAGAAACCCTGTGAATGCAAAGAGTGTGGGAAGAACTTTCGTAGTGGCTACCAGCTTATTCTCCATCAACGACTCCACACTGGAGGGAAACCCTACGAATGTATAGAATGTGGGAAGGCCTTTCAAAGTGGTTATCAACTTTCCGTGCATCAAAGACTTCACACTGGTGAGAATATATACGAATGTAGGGAACGGGGAAAGCCTTCATTTATTCCTCACATATTGTTCAACATGAGAGGGTCCACACTGGCAGGAAGCCCTTCAAATGTCAGGATTGTGGGAAGGCCTTTAGTCAAGGTGGACACCTCAGGATTCctcagagaattcacactggtGAGAAACCCTATCAGTGTAAGGAGTGTGGGAAGGCCTTTAGTTGGTGCTCAAACCTTGTTGAACACAGGCAGACTCATACAAATGAGAAGCCATACATGTGTGAGAAATGTGGGAAGGCCTTTAAAAGAAGTCATCAACTCATTGTGCACCAGAGTGTCCACACTGGAAAAAAACCGCATGAATGTAAAGAATGTGGGAAGGGCTACACCACTGCCTCATACCTCATTCTACACCAGAGAATTCATAAAGGTGGGGAACCATATGAATGCAAAGAGTGCAAGAAAACCTTTACTGTGTATCGGAATCTTACTCGACATCAGAAATTCACACTGGTAAGAAAGTGTTTGAGTGCAGGCAATGTGGGAAGACCTACAGTACTGGTTCAAAACTTTTTCAACATCAGAAAACTCATACTGGTGAGAAACCCTATACGTGTAAGGAATGCGGGAAGGCCTTTAGCTTGCACAGATACCTCAGTCAACATCAGAAAATCCATGTTGGCATGAAGCGCTTTGAATGTAAGGAGTGTAAGAAAACCTTCACTTTGTATCGGAATCTTACTCGACATCAGACCATTCACACTGGTAAGAAAGTGTTTGAGTGTCAGGAATGTGGGAGGTCCTATAGCACTGGCTCAAACCTTGTTCAACATCCGAAAACTCACACTGGTGAGAAACCCTGTGAGTGTAAAGAATGTGGAAAGACCTTTAGTTTGCATGGATATCTCACCCAACATCAGAAAACCCACAGTGGTGTAAAACCCTATGAGTGTAAGATATGTAGGAAAACCTTTACTTTCTGCAGAAATCTCACCCTACATCAGAGTATTCATACTGACGAGAAACCTTTTGAATGTAAAgaatgtgggaaggccttcagACGTAGTTCACACCTTACTGCACATCACAGCATTCATGCTGATAAAAAACCCTATGAGTGTAAAGACTGTGGGAAGACCTTTAAGATGTGTGGGTACCTTACACAACACCAGAAAATCCATACTGGCAGAAGACCTTATGATTGCAGGGAGTGTAGGAAGACCTTTAGTCGAGCTTCAAATCTTGTGCAGCAGGAGAGAATCCACACTGGTGAGAAGCCCTATGTGTGCAAGCAGTATGTGAAGTCCTTCAGATATTGTGCAGTCCTCAAAGCACATAAAAGAGTCCACGCGAGCATCAAAGTCCAAGAATAGAAGGAATACGCAAATGCCATCGAGCAGACTGATGCTTTTTCAACATCAGACAATTAACATTGGCGAGAAATGAATCTCACAGGTTTGTCTCTAGCAAATGAGACTGCATAATTCAGTTCTTGCCACATTAGGAAGCATCCAGTGTCAGTCCTGTCTCTGTGGGATATGGCATATTCAGGAAAATAGAAATCCTAATATCTTTGTGCCTATGCCTGCAACGTCTGCACCATGGAATTTTTGTAAACTAATTTTATTCGTTAAATGAATAAGAGCCTCCTACACTAGACAGCTAATGGCTAGACATACTAATGGCTGTGTTACAGATTACCTCAAAtcctttttttgtcagtactggggtttgaactcagggccttgcacttgttaggcaggtgctctaccacttgagccatgcccccagcccttttttttactttagttgttttgtttcttgatttgcttttaaattttaattcagtgTACAATAAATAgtacatttccatttttatcattattcaaattaagcaaaatatttcatacttgaactAAAATTCAGGCTAGTTATTTGTTAGATAGGGTTCAaggcctggggctggcctgggactgtgatGTTCCCACCTAtgtttccatgtagctgggattacaagtgtgtctCACCATGTCCAACTTGCTTATTGAAGTAgaggtctctctaacttttttccctggctgcCCTCAAATCTCAGACCTCCTCTCtgcacttcctgtgtagctgggattacagtgacAAGCTACTGCTTCCAGTCCTTGTTTCTTAATGTCTTAATACAATAATAAACATTTCTCACAAGTTGTGTGGGCTAACGAGAAATTCAGGAGCATTGAGTTTTTCATGAAATTGTCATCTGAAGGCTCGACTGGGAATGAATGATCTGCAACCCCAGGGGTTTACAGACACTGGTTGCTGGATTAGTGGTACTGTTCCTATATGGTATTCCCAACAGTTCTTGTCTCCACTTTGTTGATATGAAAGATTTAGGAGGTAGAACCTTGTTGGAGTTCTTAGGTCCATTGAGAGTGTGGCCTGAGAAGGGTGGAACCCCAGGGACCTGTTGGGTGATGTGGTCTTTTCCTCCAACACACACTCTTACTGTTGTGATGCTATTGGCCCTGAGAGCCTCATCAGAGCTGAACCAACTTCAGTGCCAAGCCTTGAATCCCTGAAACTGTGAAGTgaataaacctctttcctttttcctttttcctcctcttatCCAATGATAAGGCCATGCAGGTAAATTCTCACGAAACCCATACTCCTGAACTGGACAACTCTGAATCAACTCCCCACTGGTGGGGCTTAAACAATTTTCACACTGCACTGCCTTTGAATAATTTTCCTACACGATCTCCTCCCATCACCCCCAGTCCTTCAGAGTTGTCAGCCTTGCATCTTTTGCTTGTTACTGTTCTCCTTTGATATGATCATGTGGTCATTTACACTGAGGTCTTGTTTGAAACCATCTCTGGAGAACAACATGCATTGCCATGTTACATTACTGTTTTTGATGAGCTGCTGaatttttgagaatattttgttcaaaatttTTGAACAAATATTCAAAATTGATACTAATACTGCCAGTCACCATTGATATTCACCTCAATGTTTTGTTATTGCCACTGTTTATCATTAAAAGTTCAATAAAACTTGGCTTAAAACCCCTTTGACCCtgtcttttatttgtttggttttcctTCTTAAGGTGGggtttttgggggggaggaggtTGCAGAGTCTTTGTGGAgttgaggactgaacccagggcttgtgcttgcgggcaagcgctctaccactgagctatatccccagcaccTGCCTTAAAGTTTTAACATAAGATTGCTAACAGTTTTTCCAAACCCATCTGATACTctactatttttatttccattctgttTGGGCCCAACAGAGTAACAGACTTGAGTACCTGCCCCAGCACACTTCCTGTGAGCACTACACATCTCTGCAGAACCACTGGGCTCCACATACAAGGAGCATTCCTGCAGAGCTCCTCAGTGAGATCCAAGTACCATGTGTTCTTGGCAGTACTATGCTGAGGGCTCAGGCCACATCTACAAGAATATAAAATGCCACTAGGTGCATAAACTTGCTTAGACACCTACCagcagttttttgtttatttgtttttacagtactggggtttgaactcagggcctacaccttaagccactccaccagccctgttttgtgtgtgatgcgtttttttgagatagggtcttgcaaactatttgccgggctggcttcaaaccatgatcctcctgatctctgcctcctgagtagctaggattacaggcgtgagccactggcaatcAGCTACCAACAGTTTTAATGACAGTGACAGAGGCTTCAATGTGTGAAGGGTTTTAATGCAGGATGAGAAATATTTCTTcatagttttcctttgttttcccctatgcttaaaattataatttgtcaAAGAATTAGCATTTCATTAAACATTAAACAATCAACATTCCTCTAGATCTGCAGTCAGACACACAAATATACAACTATTTCATTATCATGGGCATTCTTTCCATTGCACAGGAATATTCTATATTTTGTCCACATTAATAAAGAGaagtcaggtgcagtggctcactccCAGGGTAGAGATAGGGAGGACAGTGGTTCAAGACCCCTGCAAAAAATTTGAGAGAGCCCATTTCAACAAATTAAAGCTACATGTGGTGGCACCCACCTGTCATTGCAACTATGCAGAAAGTGTAAATGGAAAGATCAAGGTCCAAGCCGGccagggcataaatgcaagaccctatttgaaaaatatctaaagcaaaaagagctgagcatatggctcaagtggtagagtgcctgcttgcctggtgaccacaaggccctgagttcaaactccaatagtgccaataataatagtaacaatgagAAAATTTTTATAGATTTAACACATTAAATATTGCTGAGTACTTAAGCATTGCAAAATTAATCAAGTACTTTAAAGCATATACTAAAACCATTTAAAGGCATTCTAaatcttctaaaataaaaaatatttaaaaattataatatttttaaatggtaaacAAATTGGGAACTATACCTTTaaagtatttgttgttttattctTCCCTATTTTTATGTTCACACCTATTTATATTCTTAATCCTTCCCATAGAACAATTTTAAATACTCCTATAGTTTTCATATTCTTaactaaaacacacacaaagtcacaaaaAGTGAAAGTTTTGGGCTCCATTTATCAAGCACATATATTTTGAACCAGTGCCTTAGTCTTGGTGACCTTAGGCTTAGGAACTAAgtgtttttctttagtttttcttcttaaataagcACTACTGAGATATATTAAGACAATCGTATGagctggcttaagtggtacaggctctgagttcaacccccagtactgaaaaaaaaaaaaggtttgcttCCAACCAAGAGAATATCAGGGATAGAATTTACCTCCCcatcttaaagaaattaaatgacaGTTTTCAGTCACTGGATGACAAGCAGTTCAAAATCATGATCTCCAGTtgcagaaacaaccaagatgcaccCTATTATTTCTCCCAATATAATTGATGGAGTGTTTCCAATCCATACACACAGGCAGTTAACAGAAGCTAATTGCTTCTGTTCTAGAAGTGTTCTTCTAGAAGTGTTCTTCTAGAACTGAGAtacaaactttagagtttgagaaGGCAAGGTATGCAGAACAGAGCATGCCACACACACATCTCTATAGAGAGACGGGAGTTCCTTAGAATCTTTAACTAAGTACTGTGCAGttcaaatgtgaagaaaaaaaagcaccTGAAACTGCGGAAAGATCCATTTGTCTAAGTAATAGCGAATGATTTTCATAACTCCAAGTCCAATAACAGTTGGTGTTACCAATAGCCAAAGTGGAAAACCTCATAGTTCAGAAGGCATGGTTACTCCTTTAATAGGAAAAATTAGCCTTGGACTCAAGACTGCTCTGGATCTGCccatgaaactttaaaaatgatcttTGAGCTTGGTACAGTgtatcacacctgtaatcctagctactctggagacagaaattaggaggattgaggttcagactccatctcaaccaataaaaagttgtgTGTGGCAATGTGCCCATCATCACAGCTAAGTGGGAAGTATAAATGGAGGgtggtggtccaggctggcctgagcataaatgtgagacacCATTCAGaaaaaggccctgagtccaatccctAGCACCATTTAAAGAGTctggagtggtggtgcacacctgtactcctagctactcaggaggcagagactgggagaactgcagtttgaggccatcctgagtAAAAAGTTGGTGAGAACCTAGcttaacaaataagccaggcatggtggcatgtgccagtTATGTGAGcagtgtaggtaggaggactgccaTCTGAGGCTGactccaggcaaaaatatgagattctatctgaaaacaaCTAAAGCATACAAAAACTGTCGATGTAGTtgaggtgatagagcacctacctagcaagtgtgagagcctaagttcaaaccccagtaccacacacacaccttgaaAAGATCAAACTATTTCCAACCAACTGAACTGCATTTCAGAACAAagctaaaaaacatttaaaatatatcagaatATCCCATAATATAACATTTCAATGTTAAGCATCCATCAAAAGTTAAAAGGTGGGCtcagtgtggtggcatatgcatgcctgtaatcccagtactcaggaagcaaaggcaggaggatggcaggtgggaggccagcctgggctaccaagCAATACCGTTTCAAGAAAACATGACtagccagtgctggtggctcacgcctgtaatcctagctattcaggaggcagagatcaggaggttcgaagccagctccaggcaattaattctgcgagaagctatctcaaaaatacctaacacaaaaagggatggtggagtggctcaaggtgtaggtcctgatttcaaaccccagtaccacaaaaaagaaaagaaaaaacacgactgggggcatgacttataaggtagaatgcctacctagaaagagcaaggctctgtgttcaaaccgcAGCAccacataaaaacaaatgaaaccccCTAGAGTTACCACAATGTATTATATAAAATGTCTAGTtattaacaacaacaataacaaaatgagaacttcaaagaaatgagaaattgtgGGCATGTATGGGAAAACATCAATAAAAACTGTCCTTGAGGGGGCCAGTATGTTGGACATAGCAAGATTTCAAATTAGCTATTACAAATATGTCCaaagattttaatgaaataatatttaatgagTGAAAGGAAATTATGGTAACAATGATTAATCAAATGCagaatatcaaaaaataaaaattagtccttaaatcaaacagaaattctagatttgaaaagtttaacattttaaatgaaaagttcctAAACTCAATGAGACTAGGGCTGGCAGAAAGAAGAACCTCTGAATCCAATGATAGATCAATAGAGATGACccaatagaaataaaacaaagacaaaggtAAGGAAAATAAGCCAGATGTTTGAGACCTATGGAACCAC from Castor canadensis chromosome 16, mCasCan1.hap1v2, whole genome shotgun sequence harbors:
- the LOC109703196 gene encoding LOW QUALITY PROTEIN: uncharacterized protein (The sequence of the model RefSeq protein was modified relative to this genomic sequence to represent the inferred CDS: inserted 2 bases in 2 codons), giving the protein MRHSTSKADVVKLLEQGKEPWIILRKKTGRQYTALDLQCEIINYVEMPSYEKDISSTRLQRLYSKKKLHGFKKCQKEFSSSPQGFLHRRFCAVEKPCECKECGKNFRSGYQLILHQRLHTGGKPYECIECGKAFQSGYQLSVHQRLHTGENIYECREXGKAFIYSSHIVQHERVHTGRKPFKCQDCGKAFSQGGHLRIPQRIHTGEKPYQCKECGKAFSWCSNLVEHRQTHTNEKPYMCEKCGKAFKRSHQLIVHQSVHTGKKPHECKECGKGYTTASYLILHQRIHKGGEPYECKECKKTFTVYRNLTRHQXIHTGKKVFECRQCGKTYSTGSKLFQHQKTHTGEKPYTCKECGKAFSLHRYLSQHQKIHVGMKRFECKECKKTFTLYRNLTRHQTIHTGKKVFECQECGRSYSTGSNLVQHPKTHTGEKPCECKECGKTFSLHGYLTQHQKTHSGVKPYECKICRKTFTFCRNLTLHQSIHTDEKPFECKECGKAFRRSSHLTAHHSIHADKKPYECKDCGKTFKMCGYLTQHQKIHTGRRPYDCRECRKTFSRASNLVQQERIHTGEKPYVCKQYVKSFRYCAVLKAHKRVHASIKVQE